The genomic interval GTATTGCGGTTAACCAACTTACAAACAGACTGACCCACGACATAATACACACCAGTTTGTCCACCAGTACCGATCGTCACAATCTGTCCTTCTGCTAGCGCGCCATAGCTCACTGCCATAGCTGAAGCTAACATACTTGCTTTGAATAATTGACGCATAAAGTTCTCCTTTTAAGCTTTACTCACGATGACCAATGAACTATTCACAGTCAACGGCTTTTGTTTTACCATTATTCATTAACGTAAAGCAAGTATTATTCACACAACAAACACAATAATGTCTATTTCTTATGTCGGGCGTTTTGCGCCAACGCCCAGTGGACCACTACATTTTGGCTCATTAGTTGCGGCCGTTGCGAGCTATTTAGACGCACGTGCCCATCATGGCACTTGGCTACTGCGTATTGAAGATGTCGATCGCAGTCGCTCAAAACAGCAATATCAGGACGCTATCTTACGGGGCTTAGCCACTTATGGCTTGAACTGTGATGGGGAAATACGCGTGCAAAGTGAGCATTTAGCGCATTATCACGATCTGTTACACACCCTCAAAGACGAACTCTACACCTGTACTTGTAGCCGTAAGGATTGGCATCCTCATGCTCGCCCTGGTGATTTAGGGCCCATCTACCCCGGTTTTTGTCGCAAAAACACGGTTGATTTCGAGCATAACGACGCAGCCATTCGCCTGTATTTGCCCAATAAAACCATTCACTTTACCGATCGTTGGTTAGGCGAATTATTCTTTGATTGTGCACATATTGGCGATCCGATCGTGAAACGTCGTGATGGCGATATCGCTTATGCGCTAGCAGTCACTGCCGATGATGCAATCCAAGGGATCACCCATGTGGTACGTGGCCAAGACCTTACCGCAGCAACCGCGATTCAGTATCACCTGCAAAATCTACTCAACTACCCTCATCCACAGTATTTACACCACCCATTGGTGCTCGATCATACGCAGCGCAAATTAAGTAAACAAAACCATGCACAAGCGATTGATCTTAACGATCCTTTACCAGCCCTGCGTGAAGCGTTAGCATTCTTGGGTTATCGAGTGAATCATCACGATAGCGCTAAAGACTTATTGTCGGCCGCCACTGATTGGTGGTTAATAGAGATAAAAAATCGGGCCAGAACCATCTGACCCGATCTTCTTAAGCGACACCCCGTTTAATTTCAGAGTGTCTCGTTGAAGTTAGCGCAGCTTACGCGACCTCTTTAGGTTGTGTCATTGAGCTGACGACGAATACCGCAAGAGCTGCCAAGACAAACGCTGGAAGCAGTTCGTAAAGATCGAACATATTCATCCAGCCACCGCTTAAGTAGTTCCAACCAACGGTGACAAACGCACCAACCAACACCCCGGCGATGCCGCCTTGATAGGTCGCTTTTGGCCAAGTGAGTGACACGAGCATGACCGCACCAATCGATGAACCCA from Suttonella sp. R2A3 carries:
- the gluQRS gene encoding tRNA glutamyl-Q(34) synthetase GluQRS → MSISYVGRFAPTPSGPLHFGSLVAAVASYLDARAHHGTWLLRIEDVDRSRSKQQYQDAILRGLATYGLNCDGEIRVQSEHLAHYHDLLHTLKDELYTCTCSRKDWHPHARPGDLGPIYPGFCRKNTVDFEHNDAAIRLYLPNKTIHFTDRWLGELFFDCAHIGDPIVKRRDGDIAYALAVTADDAIQGITHVVRGQDLTAATAIQYHLQNLLNYPHPQYLHHPLVLDHTQRKLSKQNHAQAIDLNDPLPALREALAFLGYRVNHHDSAKDLLSAATDWWLIEIKNRARTI